One genomic region from Nitrospirota bacterium encodes:
- the rplC gene encoding 50S ribosomal protein L3: MMKAILGKKIGMTQVFMDDGQLVPVTVIEAGPCRVTQSKNKDKDGYITVQIGFDPNRKEKNVTKPMLGHFSKTSSPAYRFLREFNMEGLKEGDDITVDIFSKGDIVNISGTSKGKGFQGVMKRHNYGGGPASHGSMFKRAPGSMGASSYPSRVWKNKGLPGQMGNVKVTTMNIEVVDIKKELNLLLVKGAVPGANGNYVVIGSNAPMPDLAVKENKG, encoded by the coding sequence ATTATGAAAGCAATTCTTGGAAAAAAAATAGGAATGACTCAGGTGTTTATGGATGACGGGCAGCTTGTCCCGGTGACTGTAATAGAAGCAGGTCCGTGCAGGGTAACGCAATCCAAAAATAAGGATAAAGACGGCTATATTACTGTACAGATCGGTTTCGATCCTAATCGCAAAGAAAAAAATGTAACAAAACCCATGCTTGGACATTTCAGTAAGACATCATCACCGGCTTACCGTTTCTTGAGAGAGTTTAATATGGAAGGATTGAAAGAAGGGGATGACATAACCGTTGATATTTTTTCAAAGGGGGATATCGTCAACATCTCAGGGACTTCCAAAGGTAAAGGCTTTCAGGGAGTTATGAAGAGACATAACTACGGAGGAGGCCCGGCATCTCACGGCTCTATGTTCAAGAGGGCGCCAGGTTCTATGGGAGCCAGTTCTTATCCCTCAAGGGTTTGGAAGAACAAGGGGCTTCCAGGGCAGATGGGCAATGTAAAGGTTACAACAATGAACATTGAGGTTGTTGATATAAAGAAGGAACTGAATCTTTTACTTGTAAAAGGTGCAGTTCCGGGGGCAAACGGGAATTATGTAGTGATTGGTTCCAATGCTCCAATGCCTGATCTGGCTGTTAAGGAGAATAAAGGCTGA
- the rplD gene encoding 50S ribosomal protein L4: MPQIDVLNKENIAVSKMDLPDDIFGVEIKNGILHDVVRNYLANKRQGNACTKTKGEVSGGGKKPYKQKGTGRARAGSSRSPVWRGGGTVFGPKPRDYSYKLPKKVKWGALSAALSAKVVDGEVLIVDSLPIATPKTKELASILKAMGVEKSVLIVIPEKDNALELSAGNIPNVHVARASELNVYSILNHEKVMILKGAVERIKEIYLG, encoded by the coding sequence ATGCCACAGATAGACGTATTGAATAAAGAAAATATAGCAGTGAGTAAGATGGATCTGCCTGATGACATATTTGGTGTCGAGATCAAAAACGGAATCCTTCATGATGTTGTCCGTAATTATCTTGCAAATAAGCGTCAGGGAAATGCTTGTACAAAGACAAAAGGCGAAGTCAGCGGCGGAGGCAAAAAGCCTTATAAGCAGAAGGGTACCGGCAGGGCCAGGGCAGGAAGCAGCAGGTCTCCAGTCTGGAGAGGCGGCGGTACTGTTTTCGGGCCGAAGCCCAGGGACTATTCATATAAGCTCCCTAAAAAGGTAAAATGGGGGGCGCTGAGTGCGGCTCTTTCTGCAAAAGTAGTTGACGGGGAAGTATTAATTGTTGATAGTCTTCCTATTGCCACGCCTAAGACAAAGGAACTTGCAAGTATACTCAAAGCGATGGGTGTTGAAAAGAGCGTTCTGATAGTTATACCTGAAAAAGATAATGCCCTTGAGCTTTCAGCGGGAAATATTCCTAATGTTCATGTGGCAAGGGCGAGTGAGCTTAATGTTTATTCAATACTCAATCATGAAAAAGTTATGATTCTTAAGGGAGCTGTTGAACGGATCAAGGAGATATATCTGGGATGA
- the rplW gene encoding 50S ribosomal protein L23: protein MSKEYSVLHGPLLTEKGSLLKEANNVILFKVSKASNKIEIKKAVEGILKVKVDSVRTVNCKGKKKRLGRYAGKRSDWKKALVTLKEGEKFDFVEGA from the coding sequence ATGAGCAAAGAATATAGTGTTCTTCATGGCCCGCTTTTAACGGAAAAGGGGTCTCTGCTTAAAGAGGCTAATAATGTGATATTGTTCAAGGTCAGCAAGGCCTCGAATAAAATAGAGATAAAAAAGGCGGTCGAAGGAATCCTGAAAGTAAAAGTGGATTCTGTCAGGACGGTCAACTGTAAAGGGAAAAAGAAGCGTCTTGGCAGATACGCAGGCAAGAGATCTGACTGGAAGAAGGCTTTGGTCACATTAAAAGAAGGGGAGAAATTCGATTTTGTCGAAGGTGCTTAA
- the rplB gene encoding 50S ribosomal protein L2, with protein sequence MAIKKYKPTSPGSRFKSGFDFAEITETKPYKPLVLPIKKSGGRNNKGRITSWLKGGGHKRAYRIIDFKRDKVNIPCVVETIEYDPNRTSRISLLRYADGERRYILTPLGVQVGDKLMSGKDAEIKNGNALPVSSIPLGTIIHNIELRPGEGGSIARSAGSYAQLVAKDKDMCHIKLSSSEVRLIPSGCIATVGQVGNVERENISLGKAGRNRWLGKRPGVRGVVMNPVDHPLGGGEGRTSGGRPPCSPWGKPEGIKTRHNKKTDKFIVRRRKK encoded by the coding sequence ATGGCAATAAAAAAATATAAACCAACATCACCGGGTTCACGTTTTAAAAGCGGTTTTGACTTTGCAGAGATCACTGAGACAAAACCATATAAGCCGCTTGTTCTCCCGATAAAGAAGTCAGGCGGGAGGAATAACAAGGGGCGTATAACATCATGGCTTAAGGGCGGAGGCCATAAAAGGGCTTACAGGATCATTGACTTTAAGCGTGATAAGGTAAATATACCGTGCGTAGTTGAGACGATTGAATATGATCCGAACAGGACATCGCGTATAAGTCTTCTCCGGTATGCCGACGGCGAGAGGAGATATATACTTACACCATTAGGTGTTCAGGTAGGCGATAAGCTTATGTCAGGCAAGGATGCAGAGATAAAGAACGGAAATGCATTGCCTGTAAGCAGCATTCCTTTGGGAACTATTATCCATAACATAGAGCTCAGGCCCGGGGAAGGCGGTTCCATTGCCCGGAGCGCGGGTTCATATGCGCAGCTCGTTGCAAAGGATAAGGATATGTGCCACATAAAGCTTTCGTCTTCAGAGGTAAGGCTTATTCCGTCAGGCTGTATAGCCACCGTTGGACAGGTTGGCAATGTTGAGAGAGAGAACATATCCCTCGGCAAGGCGGGCAGGAACAGATGGTTAGGCAAGAGGCCCGGTGTGAGGGGTGTAGTCATGAACCCTGTTGACCATCCTCTCGGCGGCGGCGAGGGCAGGACATCAGGCGGCAGGCCGCCATGCTCGCCATGGGGCAAGCCTGAGGGCATCAAGACCAGGCACAACAAGAAGACTGACAAGTTCATTGTCAGGAGAAGAAAGAAATAA
- the rpsS gene encoding 30S ribosomal protein S19 codes for MARSLKKGPYVDAKLMKKVLMMTEKNDKKIIKTWYRRSTIVPEFIGFTFAVHNGNKFIPVYVTENMVGHKLGEFSPTRTFRAHSGAKKEVAKKK; via the coding sequence TTGGCAAGATCACTGAAAAAAGGGCCGTATGTAGATGCTAAACTCATGAAGAAGGTTCTTATGATGACCGAAAAGAATGACAAGAAGATCATAAAGACCTGGTATAGAAGGTCAACGATAGTCCCTGAGTTCATCGGTTTTACATTTGCAGTTCATAATGGCAATAAATTTATTCCGGTATATGTTACAGAGAACATGGTTGGGCACAAACTCGGTGAATTTTCTCCGACAAGGACATTCAGAGCACATTCAGGCGCCAAGAAAGAAGTGGCAAAGAAGAAATAA